One window of the Macaca thibetana thibetana isolate TM-01 chromosome 1, ASM2454274v1, whole genome shotgun sequence genome contains the following:
- the LOC126929886 gene encoding adenosine receptor A3 isoform X3, which translates to MPNNSTAPSLTDVTYITMEIFIGLCAIVGNVLVIWVVKLNPSLQTTTFYFIVSLALADIAVGVLVMPLAVVVSLGITIHFYSCLFMACLLLIFTHASIMSLLAIAVDRYLRVKLTVRYKRVTTHRRIWLALGLCWLVSFLVGLTPMFGWNMKLTSEYHRNVTFLSCQFLSVMRMDYMVYFSFFTWIFIPLVVMCAIYLDIFYIIRNKLSQNFSNSKETGAFYGREFKTAKSLFLVLFLFALSWLPLSIINCIIHFNGEVPQLVLYMGILLSHANSMMNPIVYAYKIKKFKETYLLILKACVVCHPSDSLDTSIEKNSE; encoded by the exons ATGCCCAACAACAGCACTGCTCCGTCATTGACCGATGTTACCTACATCACCATGGAGATTTTCATTGGACTCTGCGCCATAGTGGGCAACGTGCTGGTCATCTGGGTGGTCAAGCTGAACCCCAGCCTGCAGACCACCACCTTCTATTTCATTGTCTCTCTAGCCCTGGCTGACATTGCTGTTGGGGTGCTGGTCATGCCTTTGGCCGTTGTCGTCAGTCTGGGCATCACAATCCACTTCTACAGCTGCCTTTTTATGGCCTGCCTACTGCTGATCTTTACCCACGCCTCCATCATGTCCTTGCTGGCCATCGCTGTGGACCGATACTTGCGGGTCAAGCTTACCGTCAG ATACAAGAGGGTCACAACTCACAGAAGAATATGGCTGGCCCTGGGCCTTTGCTGGCTGGTGTCATTCCTGGTGGGACTGACCCCCATGTTTGGCTGGAACATGAAACTGACCTCAGAGTACCACAGAAATGTCACCTTCCTTTCATGCCAATTCCTTTCTGTCATGAGAATGGACTACATGGTATACTTCAGCTTCTTCACCTGGATTTTCATCCCCCTGGTAGTCATGTGTGCCATCTATCTTGACATCTTTTACATCATCCGGAACAAACTCAGTCAGAACTTCTCTAACTCCAAAGAGACAGGTGCATTTTATGGACGGGAGTTCAAGACAGCTAAGTCCTTGTTTCTGGTTCTTTTCTTGTTTGCTCTGTCATGGCTGCCTTTATCCATCATCAACTGCATCATCCACTTTAATGGTGAGGTACCACAGCTTGTGCTGTACATGGGCATCCTGCTGTCCCATGCCAATTCCATGATGAACCCTATCGTCTACGCctataaaataaagaagttcAAGGAAACCTACCTTTTGATCCTCAAAGCCTGTGTGGTCTGCCATCCCTCTGATTCTTTGGACACAAGCATTGAGAAGAATTCTGAGTAG
- the LOC126929886 gene encoding adenosine receptor A3 isoform X5 produces MFGWNMKLTSEYHRNVTFLSCQFLSVMRMDYMVYFSFFTWIFIPLVVMCAIYLDIFYIIRNKLSQNFSNSKETGAFYGREFKTAKSLFLVLFLFALSWLPLSIINCIIHFNGEVPQLVLYMGILLSHANSMMNPIVYAYKIKKFKETYLLILKACVVCHPSDSLDTSIEKNSE; encoded by the coding sequence ATGTTTGGCTGGAACATGAAACTGACCTCAGAGTACCACAGAAATGTCACCTTCCTTTCATGCCAATTCCTTTCTGTCATGAGAATGGACTACATGGTATACTTCAGCTTCTTCACCTGGATTTTCATCCCCCTGGTAGTCATGTGTGCCATCTATCTTGACATCTTTTACATCATCCGGAACAAACTCAGTCAGAACTTCTCTAACTCCAAAGAGACAGGTGCATTTTATGGACGGGAGTTCAAGACAGCTAAGTCCTTGTTTCTGGTTCTTTTCTTGTTTGCTCTGTCATGGCTGCCTTTATCCATCATCAACTGCATCATCCACTTTAATGGTGAGGTACCACAGCTTGTGCTGTACATGGGCATCCTGCTGTCCCATGCCAATTCCATGATGAACCCTATCGTCTACGCctataaaataaagaagttcAAGGAAACCTACCTTTTGATCCTCAAAGCCTGTGTGGTCTGCCATCCCTCTGATTCTTTGGACACAAGCATTGAGAAGAATTCTGAGTAG
- the LOC126929886 gene encoding adenosine receptor A3 isoform X6 gives MPNNSTAPSLTDVTYITMEIFIGLCAIVGNVLVIWVVKLNPSLQTTTFYFIVSLALADIAVGVLVMPLAVVVSLGITIHFYSCLFMACLLLIFTHASIMSLLAIAVDRYLRVKLTVRLLSGRTV, from the exons ATGCCCAACAACAGCACTGCTCCGTCATTGACCGATGTTACCTACATCACCATGGAGATTTTCATTGGACTCTGCGCCATAGTGGGCAACGTGCTGGTCATCTGGGTGGTCAAGCTGAACCCCAGCCTGCAGACCACCACCTTCTATTTCATTGTCTCTCTAGCCCTGGCTGACATTGCTGTTGGGGTGCTGGTCATGCCTTTGGCCGTTGTCGTCAGTCTGGGCATCACAATCCACTTCTACAGCTGCCTTTTTATGGCCTGCCTACTGCTGATCTTTACCCACGCCTCCATCATGTCCTTGCTGGCCATCGCTGTGGACCGATACTTGCGGGTCAAGCTTACCGTCAG GCTGTTGTCCGGAAGGACAGTttaa
- the LOC126929886 gene encoding adenosine receptor A3 isoform X7: MPNNSTAPSLTDVTYITMEIFIGLCAIVGNVLVIWVVKLNPSLQTTTFYFIVSLALADIAVGVLVMPLAVVVSLGITIHFYSCLFMACLLLIFTHASIMSLLAIAVDRYLRVKLTVRCHGHG, from the coding sequence ATGCCCAACAACAGCACTGCTCCGTCATTGACCGATGTTACCTACATCACCATGGAGATTTTCATTGGACTCTGCGCCATAGTGGGCAACGTGCTGGTCATCTGGGTGGTCAAGCTGAACCCCAGCCTGCAGACCACCACCTTCTATTTCATTGTCTCTCTAGCCCTGGCTGACATTGCTGTTGGGGTGCTGGTCATGCCTTTGGCCGTTGTCGTCAGTCTGGGCATCACAATCCACTTCTACAGCTGCCTTTTTATGGCCTGCCTACTGCTGATCTTTACCCACGCCTCCATCATGTCCTTGCTGGCCATCGCTGTGGACCGATACTTGCGGGTCAAGCTTACCGTCAG